The Corvus hawaiiensis isolate bCorHaw1 chromosome 2, bCorHaw1.pri.cur, whole genome shotgun sequence genome includes a window with the following:
- the LOC125321183 gene encoding olfactory receptor 52I2-like: MASDPFNSSSSTFILVGVPGLEAFPTCLGILFCSAYVLAVVGNGAVLLVLELDKALQAPIHRFLGMLAVIDVVMATSVVPKMLSVFWLDSAEIGYVACFVQMFLVHSTTAEESGVLLAMAVDRYIAICHPLRYHAILNGRTIAQMGLAIVLRAVLLMVPLMGLVTSLPYCGSRVVPHSYCEHMAVASLACADPWPSSLYSVAGSSLIVGMDMAFIAVSYGMILKAVLGKESCWKALSTCGCHLCVVLLFYIPGIVSIYSQQFGGAVSERTRVLLADLYLTLPTTLNPLVYSMRTRQIRQALIKMLFPGKVCAWCRSL, from the coding sequence ATGGCTTCTGATCCCTTcaacagcagctcctccacCTTCATCCTGGTGGGTGTCCCAGGCCTGGAAGCTTTCCCCACCTGCCTGGGCATCCTTTTCTGCTCCGCCTATGTCCTCGCTGTGGTAGGAAATGGGGCAGTTTTGCTGGTCCTTGAGCTGGACAAGGCCCTGCAGGCACCCATCCATCGCTTCCTGGGCATGCTGGCAGTCATCGATGTGGTCATGGCGACATCTGTGGTCCCCAAGATGCTGAGCGTGTTCTGGCTGGACTCTGCTGAGATTGGCTACGTGGCCTGTTTTGTGCAGATGTTCCTTGTTCACTCCACAACAGCTGAGGAGTCGGGAGTGCTCCTGGCCATGGCTGTTGACCGCTACATCGCCATCTGTCACCCTCTCAGGTACCATGCCATCCTGAATGGCCGAACTATTGCCCAGATGGGCCTGGCCATCGTGCTGAGAGCTGTCCTTCTCATGGTGCCCCTGATGGGGCTGGTGACGTCCCTGCCCTACTGCGGCTCCCGCGTGGTGCCCCACTCGTACTGCGAGCACATGGCCGTGGCCAGCCTGGCCTGCGCTGACCCCTGGCCCAGCAGCCTCTACAGCGTGGCCGGCTCCTCCCTGATAGTGGGGATGGACATGGCTTTCATTGCTGTGTCCTATGGGATGATCCTGAAAGCTGTCCTGGGGAAGGAGTCCTGCTGGAAGGCCCTGAGCACCTGCGGGTGCCATCTCTGCGTGGTGCTGCTGTTTTACATCCCTGGGATCGTGTCCATCTATTCCCAGCAGTTCGGCGGCGCCGTGTCCGAGCGCACGCGGGTCCTGCTGGCCGATCTGTACCTGACCCTGCCCACCACGCTCAACCCCCTGGTGTACAGCATGAGGACCAGGCAGATCCGCCAGGCTCTGATCAAAATGCTCTTTCCCGGGAAGGTTTGTGCCTGGTGCAGGAGTCTGTGA
- the LOC125320365 gene encoding olfactory receptor 51G2-like isoform X1, which produces MSSSNRTGSSPLAFILTGIPGVAVSSLWVALPLCCLYLLMLLGNCCLLWAIRAEHALHAPMYQLLSMLALADLGLSLCTLPTVLAVFCVPATSLPFQACLAQMYFIHTFSAIESGVLVAMAFDRFVAICHPLRYGSVLSGSLVARAGVLIVLRGTCLVLPVAALMARMPFCRARVLSHSFCLHQDMLRLACGDVRPSSWYGLSAVILTKGLDSLAILLSYVLILRAILGTISPGARAKAFSTCICHLCAVLLFYIPLISLSVIHRLVAHGQYLSWRKSLVFLPIPVTSLQHGSAPLHRGMGYDNPHYPPPVLGCSTLRRAARGQSWCGLVAKLPSLQAEERQGCWEQAFTGIHCQDGVWSLQKYRQCYQTCVFICNIPVQSRI; this is translated from the exons ATGTCCTCTTCCAACAGGACTGGGTCCAGCCCCCTGGCCTTCATCCTCACAGGCATTCCCGGGGTGGCAGTGAGCAGCCTCTGGGTGGCCCTgcccctgtgctgcctgtacCTGCTCATGCTGCTGGGgaactgctgcctgctctgggccatcagggcagagcaCGCCCTGCACGCCCCCATGTACCAGCTCCTGTCCATGCTGGCCCTGGCAGACCTGGGGCTGTCCCTCTGCACCCTGCCCACCGTGCTGGCCGTGTTCTGCGTCCCGGCCACCTCGCTCCCCTTCCAGGCCTGCCTTGCCCAGATGTACTTCATCCACACCTTCTCGGCCATTGAGTCCGGGGTCCTGGTGGCCATGGCCTTCGACCGCTTCGTGGCCATCTGCCACCCCCTGCGCTACGGCTCCGTGCTGAGCGGCTCCCTggtggccagggcaggggtgctGATCGTCCTGCGGGGCAcctgcctggtgctgcccgTCGCTGCCCTCATGGCAAGGATGCCGTTCTGCAGGGCCCGCGTTCTGTCCCACTCCTTCTGCCTGCACCAGGACATGCTGAGGCTGGCGTGCGGGGACGTGCGGCCCAGCAGCTGGTACGGGCTGAGCGCCGTGATCCTCACCAAGGGCCTGGACTCACTGGCCATCCTCCTGTCCTACGTGCTCATCCTCAGGGCCATCCTGGGCACCATCTCCCCGGGGGCGCGAGCCAAAGCCTTCAGCACCTGCATCTGCCACCTCTGCGCCGTCCTGCTCTTCTACATCCCACTCATCAGCCTGTCCGTCATCCACAG ACTGGTTGCTCATGGGCAATACCTCTCCTGGAGAAAATCCCTTGTGttccttcccatccctgtcACCTCTCTGCAGCAcggctctgctcctctccacaGAGGGATGGGTTATGACAATCCACACTATCCCCCTCCCGTTTTGGGATGCTCCACTCTCCGAAGGGCTGCGAGAGGCCAGAGCTGGTGTGGCCTTGTGGCAAagctgccctccctgcaggcagaggagagacaaggctgctgggagcaggcttTCACTGGAATTCACTGCCAAGATGGGGTTTGGTCTCTGCAGAAATACAGACAGTGTTACCAGActtgtgtttttatttgcaaTATCCCTGTTCAGTCCAGGATATGA
- the LOC125320365 gene encoding olfactory receptor 51G2-like isoform X2, translating into MSSSNRTGSSPLAFILTGIPGVAVSSLWVALPLCCLYLLMLLGNCCLLWAIRAEHALHAPMYQLLSMLALADLGLSLCTLPTVLAVFCVPATSLPFQACLAQMYFIHTFSAIESGVLVAMAFDRFVAICHPLRYGSVLSGSLVARAGVLIVLRGTCLVLPVAALMARMPFCRARVLSHSFCLHQDMLRLACGDVRPSSWYGLSAVILTKGLDSLAILLSYVLILRAILGTISPGARAKAFSTCICHLCAVLLFYIPLISLSVIHRFGKHLPPLAPTLLADACLLVPPVLNPLVYSWKTKQIRRRILLLLCWRGTQQQG; encoded by the coding sequence ATGTCCTCTTCCAACAGGACTGGGTCCAGCCCCCTGGCCTTCATCCTCACAGGCATTCCCGGGGTGGCAGTGAGCAGCCTCTGGGTGGCCCTgcccctgtgctgcctgtacCTGCTCATGCTGCTGGGgaactgctgcctgctctgggccatcagggcagagcaCGCCCTGCACGCCCCCATGTACCAGCTCCTGTCCATGCTGGCCCTGGCAGACCTGGGGCTGTCCCTCTGCACCCTGCCCACCGTGCTGGCCGTGTTCTGCGTCCCGGCCACCTCGCTCCCCTTCCAGGCCTGCCTTGCCCAGATGTACTTCATCCACACCTTCTCGGCCATTGAGTCCGGGGTCCTGGTGGCCATGGCCTTCGACCGCTTCGTGGCCATCTGCCACCCCCTGCGCTACGGCTCCGTGCTGAGCGGCTCCCTggtggccagggcaggggtgctGATCGTCCTGCGGGGCAcctgcctggtgctgcccgTCGCTGCCCTCATGGCAAGGATGCCGTTCTGCAGGGCCCGCGTTCTGTCCCACTCCTTCTGCCTGCACCAGGACATGCTGAGGCTGGCGTGCGGGGACGTGCGGCCCAGCAGCTGGTACGGGCTGAGCGCCGTGATCCTCACCAAGGGCCTGGACTCACTGGCCATCCTCCTGTCCTACGTGCTCATCCTCAGGGCCATCCTGGGCACCATCTCCCCGGGGGCGCGAGCCAAAGCCTTCAGCACCTGCATCTGCCACCTCTGCGCCGTCCTGCTCTTCTACATCCCACTCATCAGCCTGTCCGTCATCCACAGGTTTGGGAAGCACCTGCCCCCCCTCGCCCCCACGCTCCTGGCTGATGCCTGCCTGCTGGTCCCCCCTGTCCTGAACCCCCTCGTgtacagctggaaaacaaagcagatcCGCAGGCGgatcctcctgctgctctgctggagagGGACCCAGCAGCAGGGCTAG
- the LOC125320375 gene encoding olfactory receptor 51G2-like: protein MEHDSHSPWEFNGSFYQPSAFLMMGIPGLEALHPWISIPFCALYLTALLGNCVILFIIRKTQSLHEPMYYFLSMLAVTDLGLALCTLPTTLGLFWFNVRRIGFDACLTQMYFIHILSFIESSVLLAMAFDRFIAISHPLRHPSILTKTIVLKIGLAIVLRGMVSLLPIPFLLKRLTYCGKTELSHSFCFHPDIMNLACADIKVNVFYGMIILLSTVGMDFIFIVLSYILIIRTVVSLTTKEECLKALNTCVSHICAVLVFFIPMIGLSMIHRFGKNVPPLVNTLVAYTYLIIPPALNPVIYSIKSTHMREALLRALRRKRGSDW from the coding sequence atggagcatgACTCACACAGCCCTTGGGAATTCAATGGCTCCTTCTATCAGCCTTCAGCTTTCCTCATGATGGGCATCCCGGGCCTGGAAGCCCTTCACCCCTGGATCTCCATCCCTTTCTGTGCCCTCTACCTCACTGCTCTCTTGGGGAACTGCGTCATCCTGTTCATCATCAGGAAGACCCAAAGTCTGCATGAGCCCATGTACTACTTCCTGTCCATGCTGGCGGTCACTGACCTGGGCCTGGCTCTCTGCACCCTGCCCACCACCCTGGGCCTCTTTTGGTTCAATGTGCGCAGGATTGGCTTCGACGCCTGCCTCACCCAGATGTATTTCATCCACATCCTGTCCTTCATCGAGTCCTCCGTGCTCCTGGCCATGGCCTTTGACCGCTTCATTGCCATCTCCCACCCCCTGAGACACCCATCCATCCTGACCAAAACCATTGTCCTAAAGATAGGCCTGGCCATCGTGCTGAGAGGGATGGTCTCGCtccttcccattcccttccTGCTCAAGAGACTGACCTACTGCGGCAAGACGGAGCTTTCCCACTCCTTCTGCTTCCATCCTGACATCATGAACCTGGCATGTGCAGATATAAAGGTCAATGTCTTCTACGGGATGATCATTCTCTTATCCACGGTGGGGATGGACTTCATCTTCATCGTGCTGTCCTACATCCTCATCATCAGAACCGTCGTCAGCCTCACCACCAAGGAGGAGTGTCTGAAGGCTTTGAACACCTGTGTCTCCCACATCTGTGCTGTCCTCGTGTTCTTCATCCCCATGATCGGACTGTCCATGATCCATCGCTTTGGAAAGAACGTTCCTCCCCTCGTTAACACCTTGGTGGCCTACACCTACCTCATCATTCCCCCTGCTCTCAACCCCGTTATCTACAGCATAAAATCCACCCACATGCGGGAGGCCTTGCTCAGGGCCCTGCGCAGGAAGCGTGGATCTGACTGGTAG
- the LOC125320382 gene encoding olfactory receptor 51E2-like, with protein sequence MPFSNSSDLSPSFILASIPGLEAAQSWMAIPLCSAYILAVTGNCAVLLVVRMEPSLHAPMYFFLCMLAAIDLALATATVPRILSFYWFDSREIGFGACLLQMFLIHTLSAIESTVLLAMAVDRYVAICHPLRHAAILTNAATAKIGLLAMARGVLFFLPLPLLLLPLPFCGSRVLSHSFCLHQDVMNLACANTTPSVVYGLTAILLVMGLDAVLICLSYILILKAVLRLAAWRERLKVFSTCIAHICVVLAFYVPLIGLSVVHRFGKDLAPLVHIIMGNIYILVPAVLNPIIYGVRTKQIQRRILSLIHVSDRTPR encoded by the coding sequence ATGCCCTTCTCCAACAGCTCTGACCTCAGCCCGTCCTTCATCCTGGCCAGCATCCCGGGGCTGGAGGCCGCGCAGTCCTGGATGGCCATCCCGCTGTGCTCTGCCTACATCCTGGCGGTGACGGGCAACTGCGcggtgctgctggtggtgcgGATGGAGCCCAGCCTGCACGCGCCCATGTACTTCTTCCTCTGCATGCTGGCTGCCATCGACCTGGCCTTGGCCACGGCCACCGTGCCGCGCATCCTCTCCTTCTACTGGTTCGACAGCAGGGAGATCGGCTTCGGCGCCTGCCTGCTCCAGATGTTCCTCATCCACACGCTCTCGGCCATCGAGTCCACCGTGCTGCTGGCCATGGCCGTGGACCGCTATGTGGCCATCTGCCACCCGCTGCGGCACGCTGCCATCCTCACCAACGCCGCCACGGCCAAAATCGGGCTGCTGGCCATGGCCAGAGGAGTGCTCTtcttcctgcctctgcctctgctgctcctgccccttcccttctGCGGCTCCCGGGTGCTGTCCCACTCCTTCTGCCTGCACCAGGACGTGATGAACCTGGCCTGCGCCAACACCACCCCCAGCGTGGTGTACGGGCTCACTGCCATCCTGCTGGTCATGGGGCTGGACGCCGTCCTCATCTGCCTCTCCTACATCCTCATCCTCAAGGCCGTCCTGCGCCTCGCGGCGTGGAGGGAGAGGCTCAAAGTGTTCAGCACCTGCATCGCCCACATCTGCGTGGTGCTGGCCTTCTACGTGCCCCTGATCGGGCTGTCTGTGGTGCACAGGTTTGGGAAGGACCTGGCTCCGCTGGTCCACATCATCATGGGCAACATCTACATCCTGGTGCCCGCTGTGCTCAACCCTATCATCTACGGGGTGAGGACCAAGCAGATCCAGAGGAGGATCCTGAGTTTGATTCATGTTAGTGACAGAACTCCCCGGTGA